A stretch of Episyrphus balteatus chromosome 2, idEpiBalt1.1, whole genome shotgun sequence DNA encodes these proteins:
- the LOC129910713 gene encoding uncharacterized protein LOC129910713 isoform X1 has product MAEIMESDDKINETVENNCVKIEINSDIVVVTTIEGGGGGGTCDSGRESVTEFELDTEHLSKKLCPEKLPPPDVGVVKSERQTKWYLGQDEEEDNDVDDGDLSSVSLDRSTKDIKTSNELKVIAAVELRRSNERPEGQGGGGAGNDDGGGGLSTTLTIASDRHSWHLETSDRNIM; this is encoded by the coding sequence ATGGCTGAAATAATGGAAAGTGATGATAAAATCAACGAAACAGTTGAAAATAATTgcgttaaaattgaaattaacaGTGATATTGTTGTTGTAACCACAATCGAAGGGGGTGGTGGAGGGGGAACTTGTGATAGTGGACGAGAATCTGTAACAGAATTCGAACTCGACACTGAACATTTGTCCAAGAAATTGTGTCCGGAAAAGTTGCCACCGCCGGATGTCGGTGTAGTGAAGAGTGAAAGACAAACCAAATGGTACTTGGGTCAGGATGAGGAGGAGGATAACGATGTTGACGATGGTGACTTGTCGTCGGTGTCACTTGATAGATCCACAAAGGATATAAAAACAAGCAACGAATTGAAAGTCATTGCTGCAGTTGAATTACGTCGTTCTAATGAGCGACCAGAAGGACAAGGAGGAGGTGGCGCTGGCAATGACGATGGTGGTGGTGGTTTATCAACAACTTTAACCATTGCCAGCGATCGTCACAGTTGGCATTTAGAGACGAGTGACAGAAATATAAT